TCATAAGCGCCAATAGCGGACGTGTACGCTTTCCCCCCCATAAGGAATGGCGCACGGCGTCCTGAAGCGCGGAAACGCCGTACCACGCATCGGTAAGTCGCGTAAGCTCGGCGTTTATAAGACGCCTGTATCGCTCCGAAAAAAACGATAAAACTCCACCGGCCAAGAACTTTTATGCTATCACGAACTTTGCCATCGGGCAAAAAAGATTGCGGTGATAAAATTCTTTCGTTTGGAGGTGAATCATGAGCTACAATCCCGATTGCATTTTCTGCAAAATCGCCGCCGGCGAGATTCCTTGCCACAAGATTTACGAAGATGAGCTTTTCATCGGATTCCTGGACATTTTCCCGATGGATGTCGGCCATTCGTTATTGTTGCCCAAAGAACACGCCGCGAACCTGCTAGAGCTATCGGATACTTGCGCCTGCGCGCTCGGTAAAACTGCAGTCAAATTCGGCGCTCTTGTCAAAAAAGGCACTGGGGCGGACGCATTAAACATTTCGTCCAACATAGGCAAGCGCGCCGGACAGATTGTGATGCACGCTCATTTGCACTTCATCCCGCGCTACGAGGGAGAGGAGCCGATCAACTGGGAACCGCAAAATTGCGATTCGGAAATTCTGGAAGCAACCGCGAAAAAAATCCGGGGAGAATTCTGAAAAGCAAGTCGGGATTAAACAAGCTACTGCGCCATGTCAAGGCCTTCGGACGACTCCGCAGCTCCGGCCTCTCCGCCGAAAAGCGCAAGGTCAAGCGTATGCCACGAAAGAGTCGCGCATTTGACCCTGGCGTGCAAATCCTTTACACCTTCAAGAACGACAAGTTCACCGAGCAGCTCGGTAGCAGCAGCCTTGTTTCCGACCAGCATTTCAATAAACGCGGCGATCACCCCGCGCACTTCGGAAAGTTTCTTCCCTTTGACCTTCTCCGTGAGCATGGATGTGCTGGCAGTGTGAATCGCGCAACCCACGCCCGTGAAACCGATGTCGGAGATTGTGTCGCCGTCAACGCGGATGTATAGATCCAACTTATCCCCGCAAAGCGGATTGTGCCCCTTGGCATGATGTGTCGGATTTGCGATCTCGCGTTTGTTGCGGGGCTTTTTGTAGTGATCCAGTATTACTTCGGTGTAAAGATTTCTAAGCGACATAATCTCCCCGCTCCGCTGTCAAAGTGCAAACATCTCCTTGGCCGTCATCACAGCTTCCGCAAGTTTGTCTACATCTTCTTTGATGTTGTAGAAAAGGAAGCTGGCTCTCGCGCTTGAATCTATGCCCAGGGCGGCGTGAAGCGGCTGGGCGCAATGGTGGCCCGCACGCACCGCGATACCCTCGGAATCCAATATTGAAGCGGTGTCATGCGGATGTATTCCGCTGATATTGAACGATACAGCCGATGCGCGGTTTTTCAGGCTACCGTAAATCTCGACACCATCAATCGCGCTTAATAAATCCAGGCAGTATTGGATAAGCTCTTCTTCGTATTGGTGCGCCCGCTCCCGGCCGATCCGCTCGAAATACTTCAACGCCGCGCTTAGACCGATAGCTCCGCTTATATTGGGCGTGCCGGCCTCGAACTTTTGAGGAACCGGCGCCCACGAAGCGCCTTGCAATGTGACTTCATTGATCATCGATCCCCCGGTCTGGAACGGCTCCATGTTTTCGAGCAACGGCATCCTGCCGTAAAGCACGCCGATGCCCGTGGGGCCAAGCACCTTGTATCCCGAGAAAACAAAAAAGTCAGCTCCGATTTCCGGAACGCGGACGGGGAGATGCGCGGCCGATTGGCTTCCGTCGCAGACAAAAATCGCGCCAAATTCATGAGCCCAGTTCGCCAGCGTAAAAACATCGTTCGTGACACCCAAAACGTTTGACAGATGAACGATGGAAACGATTTTTGTTCGCGGTCCGATGAGCGACCGGGCCGAATCCATATCCAATTCGCCGGACTTGGTTAGCTTGATGAACCGGATCCGGAGCTTCTTGTGTTTGGCCAGTTGCAGCCATGGTACGAGGTTGGAGTGATGTTCCATCTCCGAAATGACAATTTCATCTCCTTCGGAGAGGTTGTGAAGTCCGTACGAATAAGCCACAAGATTCAGGCCTTCGGTGGCATTGCGTGTAAAAACTATTTCATTCGGATCCGTGACGCCAAGAAACTTCGCCGCGGTGCACCTGGCCTCCTCATATGCGTCAGTTGCTTCATCCGAGAGTTGATGGATGCCCCGGTGAACATTGGCGCTGTGTTCGAGCTCGAACTGGCGAACGGCCTCGATGACCTCCAGCGGCATCTGGCTTCTCGCGGCGCTGTCCAGATAGACAAGCGGCTTTCCCCCTCGAACGGTACGGTTTAAAATTGGAAAATCTTTGCGGATTGAAAACGCGTCGAAGGCTCCGGAATTGTCCGGATTGCCGACAGAACGCAAACAAGAGTCAACTTTGCCGATCAAACCGCAGATCACCAGGCCGGCGTAGGGCTTACGGATTCTAACACGGCATAGAACGCGCGCCGCGGTTCATATTACCCTTCCGACTGATTGAATCACAAGACTGGCCGGCGCTTGATTCCGATTTCGCCTAGCTCCAAAGCTTGCGCAAAATCAGCGAAACAAGCAGGCTTCCTATCAGGAAACCCCAACTGACCTGGCGTATGAGGTGCGACAGCCTTTCTTCGCGCCCCATCGCGCCTCGTGAAGTATCGGACTGGCCGGTAATTGCCGCGCCGATGCCTTCGCTTTTCCGGTTCTGTACGAGCGTCAAAAAAATCAGCCCGCAGCAGACGAGCAGGTAAACAATCAAAGCGATGTTTTCGATTGTGGTAGCCATAATAGCGAAACTATACTATAGCGGAAAACGGATTGGATTGCAAATCATTGCCGGTAGCCAAAAAATCGCCCGCTTATACTGCGTAATCTCCTTGGAATGGATTTGCTTACCAAAACTTGACCAAATTCACAATCAGATGTATAAGCAATCGCGATGAGCTTCAAACATGTAGACGACTCGTTTTACGAACCTCAAAAAGGCGGCAGTTCGGGGAGCCTTCTAGGTCCGGTAATCCTCGTCGTTGCGATTCTGGCGGTTCTGGGATACATCGGATATACCAAGGACTGGTTCAGGGGAAAAGGCGAAATATACGGCAGGGTCGTGGATAGCTACAACATGCCCTTCATTTACGCCGATGTGCAGCTCACTTGCAAAAAACACGACACGGCTATGCGCGTTATGGTGAACCAGAACGGCGAATTCGTATTCAGGGGTGTTCATTCAGGCAAATACGAAGTTAGAATCTTCACCTGGGTGGGGGAATATCCGATGACGCCCAGAATTGTTGCGGTCAAGCCGAATTTCCGCCAAAGAGTTGACTTGGTTATTGACCAACAGCTGCTTGGCGAGCAAAAATCCAAGTCTTACATGGATTACCGGACCGGGCGCAACGTGGAAGAGAGCACCGGAATTGCAACGGGCGGCTGAGGGTAAAACCCCGCGCGCGTGCCGCGCTTTTTTGGAAGTTCGAGGTTGCATTCGCGAAACGGCGGAATCGCTCCGAATCTTGTGCCGCGTCAAATCCCCGCGTTCGCCAGCAATTCCAAAGCCTTTTGAGGAACAACGCCAAGCCACAGAACAAGTATCGCTGCAATGCATACGGCCGCATAGATCCAACCGTTTGGAATCGGGACGAATCCTGATTCGTCGCCTTGCGCATCCTGCATGAACATCGCGACTATTACCTTCAAATAATAATAGGCCGAAACTACCGCGTTAAGCAGTCCGACCACTACAAGCCAAACCAATCCTTCGTGAAGAGCAGAAGCAAATACGTAGAACTTTCCCAAGAAACCGGCGGTCAGCGGGAAGCCCGCCAGTGACAGCAGAAAGAACGCAAGCATCCAAGCCGACATG
This is a stretch of genomic DNA from bacterium. It encodes these proteins:
- a CDS encoding SUF system NifU family Fe-S cluster assembly protein; translation: MMSLRNLYTEVILDHYKKPRNKREIANPTHHAKGHNPLCGDKLDLYIRVDGDTISDIGFTGVGCAIHTASTSMLTEKVKGKKLSEVRGVIAAFIEMLVGNKAAATELLGELVVLEGVKDLHARVKCATLSWHTLDLALFGGEAGAAESSEGLDMAQ
- a CDS encoding cysteine desulfurase produces the protein MRKDFPILNRTVRGGKPLVYLDSAARSQMPLEVIEAVRQFELEHSANVHRGIHQLSDEATDAYEEARCTAAKFLGVTDPNEIVFTRNATEGLNLVAYSYGLHNLSEGDEIVISEMEHHSNLVPWLQLAKHKKLRIRFIKLTKSGELDMDSARSLIGPRTKIVSIVHLSNVLGVTNDVFTLANWAHEFGAIFVCDGSQSAAHLPVRVPEIGADFFVFSGYKVLGPTGIGVLYGRMPLLENMEPFQTGGSMINEVTLQGASWAPVPQKFEAGTPNISGAIGLSAALKYFERIGRERAHQYEEELIQYCLDLLSAIDGVEIYGSLKNRASAVSFNISGIHPHDTASILDSEGIAVRAGHHCAQPLHAALGIDSSARASFLFYNIKEDVDKLAEAVMTAKEMFAL
- a CDS encoding carboxypeptidase regulatory-like domain-containing protein; amino-acid sequence: MSFKHVDDSFYEPQKGGSSGSLLGPVILVVAILAVLGYIGYTKDWFRGKGEIYGRVVDSYNMPFIYADVQLTCKKHDTAMRVMVNQNGEFVFRGVHSGKYEVRIFTWVGEYPMTPRIVAVKPNFRQRVDLVIDQQLLGEQKSKSYMDYRTGRNVEESTGIATGG
- the secG gene encoding preprotein translocase subunit SecG produces the protein MATTIENIALIVYLLVCCGLIFLTLVQNRKSEGIGAAITGQSDTSRGAMGREERLSHLIRQVSWGFLIGSLLVSLILRKLWS
- a CDS encoding HIT family protein, whose protein sequence is MSYNPDCIFCKIAAGEIPCHKIYEDELFIGFLDIFPMDVGHSLLLPKEHAANLLELSDTCACALGKTAVKFGALVKKGTGADALNISSNIGKRAGQIVMHAHLHFIPRYEGEEPINWEPQNCDSEILEATAKKIRGEF